The DNA segment GAAATCTTTGTGCTTGAACAGACGATGGTCGCGATTCGCCGGGCTGTTGAACACAGAGCGTCAACTCCTTGTTGTGCGGCGCGCTTCGGGACACGTATGTCAGGCTCCACATGTTCTATACGATTGATACGACATTTGGCATCTAGGGTGTAGCATGACAGGCTTTTTTGCCGATAGCGATCTTTCCCCCAACCGAATCGAGCAAGTGCGCAGCGCCTTACAGGGCCAATACATCGATCTCACCAGCAGCAACCCGACACATCAGGGCTTGCTGTTTCCGTCCCATATCCTTGAGGCCGCCGCGTCCGCCTACTGGGGCCACCGACGCTACGATCCGCATCCCCGTGGCCTGCCTGCCGCCCTTGATGCCATCTGCGGCTACTATGCGCGGCGCTCATCGCCGCTCGCGATCAGCCCCGACGATGTGTTTATCACCGCCAGCACCAGCGAGGCCTACTCGCTGCTGTTTGCGCTGCTGACCGCGCCGGGCGATAACGTGCTCGCGCCGGTCGTCACCTATCCGCTCTTCGAGTTTCTGGCCGAGATCCACCACATCGAGCTGCGGCCCTACGCGATCGACGAGGCGCGCGGCTGGCGCATCGACCCGGCCAGCCTGCACGCGCAGGTTGATGGGCGCACGCGCGCGGTGCTGATCGTCTCGCCGCATAATCCAACGGGGGCGATCGTCGCGGAGCCGCTGCCCGCGCTGACGACGCTGGGCCTGCCCCTGATCTGCGACGAGGTCTTTGCCGAGTTTACCTACCGCGCCGCCAGCGCGCCGCCGATCGGCACGCTCCATCCCGATCTGCCGGTCTTTCATCTCAACGGCATCTCGAAGCTCTTTGCGCTGCCCGATCTGAAGCTGGGCTGGATCGCGCTTAACGCTGCGGCGCGGCACTATGCCGATCGGCTCGAATTGCTCAACGATACCTTCCTGGGCAGCAATATGCTGACGCAGCATATGCTCCCGACGCTGTTCGCACAGGGCATGCCGTTTGTGGCCCAGATGCGCGAGCGGGTGCGGCATAACCTTGATCTGGCGCTGGCGCGGCTGTCGACCAGCCCGCTGCTGCGCGTGCAGCCGCCCGACGGCGGCTACTATCTCTTTCCTGAGGTGCTGGGCTGGGACGATGAGGAGGAGCTGGTGCTGCACTGTCTGCGGCATGGCGTGCTGGTCCATCCCGGCTATTTCTACGGCTACGAGCGCGGCGCGCACATCATGCTGTCGTGCCTGACGGAGACGCAGCAGCTCGCTCGCGGGCTGGATGTGCTGCTCGCCGCGCTTAAGGCGTGAGCGGCGGCGAGCGGCGGCTTAGCGGACCAGCTTCGGTAGGAAACGATTGCTTCGCTGCATATAGGCCCGGTATCGCTCTCCGAACGTTTCGAGCATCACGGCTTCCTCGTGCCGCAGGCGCGCCGCGACAACCGCAGCGACACCGCCGAGCCAGAAGAGGCCGATCGCCCAGTCGGCTGAGAGCAGCGTCAGGCCGAGCGCCAGCAAAAACAGCACCGAGTACATCGGGTGGCGCACGGTGCGATACGGCCCGCTGGTGATCAGCGTGTGCCCCTGGCGGACATGCAGAACGGTAGAAAAATTCTGTCCGAGCGCGTGCTGGACCCACACCAGCAGCGGCAGCGCGACGGCTCCGAGCGCCGCGCCAAGCCAGCGCACCCAGATCGGCAGCGGCAGGGCGGACCATTCCATCCACGATGGGCGGAGCAGATACACCAGAACTGTGATCATGCCGCCCAGTCCCAGCACGGCCTGCGCGATCATCTGGCGCGTGCTTTCTTTGTAGCTGACCGGCTCGGCTGAGCGCGCGGCGGCGCGGTAGTAGCTCCGAATCAGCAGCATCACGACGATTTGCGCGGCGAGTATGGCCCGCAGCACTGCTTCGTTCGACATAGCCTGTGCTCCTTGTTTCGGGAGTTCCAAGTTCAGGCCCGCACCCCCGGCGCTGCCGCGCCACCCCTTCTCTCGCTGCCCAGGCGAGGGGGAAGATGGAGCTTGTTGTTCTTCGTTCTTGGCTCTCCCCTTTGTTCTCTGTTCCGCGTGCCATGCGGGTGCCATGCGGGTGCCCTTTGGGCATGGGCGCCCGGCATGGGCACCCGGCGTCTCGGTTCTTCTCTACCGTGCAATCACCCGCTGCGCTAGCATGCGCCCGTCCGATGTTAGCTCAAGATGTCCGTTTTCGCGTCGCACCAGCCCGCCCTGTGCCGCGCGTTGCACCACCTCGGCGGCAAACTCCGCCGTCCAGCGCAGATCGGCCTGAAGGTGTCCCAGCGAGCTTTCCTGCGCCTGCTGCGGCGTGCCCTCGTGATGCGCCAGGTGAACGACGAGCACCTCGGTGGCGAACTGACGACGCTGCCGCACGCGGCGCAGGGCCTTGGCGAGCAGCCCGTGATGCGGCGCGAAGAGCAGCGCCAGCGCAAAGCAGATCCCGGCAACCGTCGCCATCGCGCCCGCGATCGAGGCGTCCAGCACCATCGCCAGGGCGTAGCCCATGACCGCCGCGACGATGCCGATCAGCACCGACAGCACGATCAGCATGGGCAGCCGATCCGTCAGCAGGTAGGCCGTCGCGGGCGGCACGATCAGGAACGCCACCACCAGGATCGCGCCGACGGCGGTAAACGCGCCCACCGTGGTCAGCGAAACCATGGTCATCAGCGCGTAGTGCAGCACCACGGGCGAGAAGCCGATCGTCGCCGCAAACGCCGCGTCGAACGTCGCGAGCTTGAGCTCTTTGTAGAAGAGCAGGACAAACGCCAGATTGATGATCGTCAGACCGCCCAGCACGTAGAGCGGCTGCGGCCCGACGCTATAGCCGCTGATGATCAGCAGATCGAAGGGCGCGAGCGCGATCTCGCCGTAGAGGATCGCGTCGGTGTCGAGGTGGACGTTGGCAAAGAACTTCGATACCAGGAACGTGCCCAGCGCGAAGAGCGCCGGAAAGACCAGGCCGATCGCCGCGTCACGCTTGACTCGTCCGCTGCGCAGCAGGATCTCCACCAGCACGACGGTCAGAACGCCCGCGCCCGCCGCGCCGAGCGCGCCGATCCACAGGTTCGGCCCGCGCGCGATGAAGTAGCCCGCCACCAGACCGGGCAGGATCGCGTGGCTGATCGCGTCGGCCATCATCGCCATCCGCCGCAGCAGCAGGAACGTGCCGATCAGCGCGCAGGCGGTCGCCGTGAAGATGCCGGTGAGCAGCACAACCAGGATCGGATTCATCGCTGGCCTCCTCGCTGTGTGAACGCCGCCCGCCGCGCCTCGGACGAGACGAGCGCCCGCCGGTTGCGCCGGTTGCGCAGAGCTTCCCAGACCAGACCGCGCGCCCTGCCGAAGAGCAGCGAGACGATCACAATCGCCGTCGCGCTCAAGATCACCATCGGCCCGGTCGGTAGCTTGCTGTCGCTGACGCTGATCAGCGCGCCGCTCACGCCCGCCAGCGCGCCGAAGAGCGCTGCCAGCACCAGCATCATGCCCAGGCGCTCGGTCCACTGCCGCGCCGCAGCAGCGGGAGCGATCAGCATCGCGGCCATCAGCACCACGCCTACCGTTTGCAGCCCGATCAAGACCGCCACGACGATCAGCGATGTCAGCAGCACGCTCAGCCGCTTGACGGGATAGCCCAGTGTCGCCGCGAAGGCCGGATCGAAGGTCAGCAGCTTGAACTCTTTGAAGAGCAGCGCCACCAGAGTCAGCGCGACGCTGCCAAGCGCCGCCATGGTGATCACCTGCTCCTGCACCAGCGTTGCGGCCTGGCCGAAGAGGTATTTGTCGAGGCCCGACTGACTGGCGCTGCCGCTGTGCTGGATGAACGTCAGCAGCATGATCCCGAAGCCGAAGAAGACGGTCAGCACGATGCCCAGCGCGGCATCCTCGCTGATGCGCGTCTCGCTGACGATCCGCAGGATCAGCAGCGTGCCGAGCCAGCCCGCGATGCCCGCGCCGACCAGCAGGATCAGCGGTGCTTTGGTGCCTGTAGCGATGTAGGCCAGGCAGATACCGGGCAGCGCCGCGTGCGAGAGCGCGTCGCCCAGCAGCGCCTGGTTCCGCAGCAGCGCGAACGAGCCCAGGATACCGCCGACCACGCCCAGGATCGCCGCGCCGAGCGCGATGTTGCGCAGCGTGTAGTCGAAGAAGAGATCGTAGAGCAGGTTCATTGCGCCGCTCCTTGTCCCGGCTCGACCGGCTCGGCTTCCAGTTGGCTGGCGCGTCCCTGTCCGATCTGCTCCAGCAGCGCGATCCGACCGCCGTAGGTCCGTTGCAGGTTGTCGGGCGTGAATGTTGTCTTGAACGGCCCGCTGGCGATCAGCCGCACGTTCAACAGCGCCAGCCAGTCGAAGTACTCAGGCGCGCTCTCCAGATCGTGGTGGACGACCACGACGGTTTTGCCTGTGTCGCGCAGCTCGCGCAGTAGCGTGACGATCGCCCGCTCGGTGGTGGCGTCCACGCCGACGAATGGCTCGTCCATGAAGTAGATCTGCGCGTCCTGGGCCAGGGCGCGGGCCAGAAAGACGCGCTGCTGCTGTCCGCCCGAAAGCTGGCTGATCTGGCGATGGGCGAGATCGGCCAGGCCGACTTTTTCGAGGCAGCGCAGCGCGACCTCGCGCTCCCGCCGTCCGGGCCGTCGCAGCCAGCCGAGCCGACCGTAGAGGCCCATCGTCACGACATCCAGGGCATCCGTCGGAAAGTCCCAATCGACGCTGCCGCGCTGCGGCACGTAGCCAACGATGCGCCGCTGCGGGTTGTAGGGCTGCCCGCCGATCAGGATCGTGCCCGCTGCGGTCGGCACCAGGTTCAGCATCGCTTTCATCAGCGTGGACTTGCCCGCGCCGTTCGGCCCGATGATCGCGGTCAGCGTCCCGCGTGGAATGCTCAGGTCGATGTCCCACAGCACGGGCGCCTCACGGTACGCAACCGTCAAATCGTTGATCTCGACGGCGGGCGTTTGAGGGGTGTCTGTCTCCATAGCTCTGTATCCTAGGGTTGAGGCGCGAGCGCCTTGCTGATTGTGTCCACGTTGGCGCGGAACATGCCGTTGTAGGTGCCTTCGGGCGTGCCCGCCTCGCCAAGCGCATCCGAGAAGAGCTGCCCGCCGATCGCGACCTGATGACCGCGTGACCGAACCGCCGCCTGGACCGCCTCGATCGTCGCCTGGGGCACGCTCGACTCGATGAAGATTGCGCGAATCTTGCGGCTGGCGATAAACTCGGCGAGCGTCTGTACGTCCGCCGCGCCCGCCTCGCTGGCGGTGCTGATGCCTTGCAGCCCGCGCACTTCCAGGCCGTAGCGCACGCCGAAGTAGCCGAACGCATCGTGCGCGGTGATCAGCACGCGGGATTCCGGCGGGATCGTGCCGAGCCGCTCCTGAGCATAGGCGTCGAGCCGGGCCAGCTCTTGTTTGTAGCGCGCCGCGTTGTCGCGGTAGAGCTGCGCGCTCTTAGGATCAAGCTCGCTCAAGCGCTGCGCGACCGTGTCGGCGGTGTAGCTCCACAGCGTCGGGTCGAACCAGACGTGCGGATCGTAGCTGCCCTCGAACTCAGGTGGCGTGCGCAGTTTCTCCGCCGGTATGCCGTCGGTGACGGCGTAGGTCGGCTTGGTGCGTGCCAGCCGCTCGAAGATCTCGATCATGCGGCCTTCCAGATGCAGGCCGCTGTAGAAAACGGCATCGGCATTCTGGATCGTCATAACGTCGCCTGCGCTGGCCTTGTAGAGGTGTGGATCGACGCCCGGACCCATCAGCGCGGTGACGGTCACGCGCTGCCCGCCGACATTGCGCACCACATCCGCGACATGGCCGGTGGTCGTGACGATGCGGATCGTGCGCGCGCTGAAGTCGATCCCAGCGCCGCCCGCCGTGGCGATCGGCGTGCCGCATCCCGTCAGCACCAGCAGCGCTGCCAGCGCCGCCAGCCCGATCCGCAGCACACATACGATTGGTCGGATAAAGGTCATACTGTTCTCGCTTGCCGATTCGTGTGGGCAAAAAATTATATTTAAGATCACTTAATTCTCATAGCTAAAGAAAAATCGACGCTATCCGGTCGATATTTCGTCCACGCGGATCGCCGAGGCGGTCTGCTGCCCGATCGCGTGGGTCTGCTCGCCAACCTGGACGTACAGCGGCCCGTCGAAGGGCGCGCGCTCGCGCAGGATCACCTGCTGGCCCGGCACGAGGCCCAGCGTCGCCAGGTAGCGCAGTAGCTCAGGCGAGGCGTCGTCTACCTCGACGATGCGCAGCGGCATCTTGAGCGGCGCTGAGAGCAGCGGCCCGCCGTGCTGCTCCGGCAGCGACAGATCGCGGGCTGGAATGGGCGCGCCGTGCGGATCGAACTGCGGCTGACCCAGCCGCTCCGCGATGCGCTCCGCCAGATTTGACGAGAGCGCGTGCTCAAGCTGCTCCGCCTCGGCGTGAACCTCATCCCAGGGCACGCCCAGCGCCTCGTACAGGTACAGCTCCAGCAGCCGGTGGTGCCGAATAACCTCAAGCGCCACACGCTCGCCCGCCGCTGTTAGCTCAACGCCCTGGTACGGCTCGTAATGCACCAGATTCAGCTTGACCAGCGTCTGGATCATCTCGCTGACGGCGGGCGCTGAGATGTTGAGCTGCGCTTTGAGCGCGCTGTTGGAAACCGGACGCTGCCGGTTTTGCAGCGCGTAGATCGTTTTGACGTAATCCTGTACGTTTTTGCTAAACTTTTCTAACGGCACTCCCAATTCCTTTTTTAGGTATGCTTAAAATAGCACAGGGCGAGATGGGTTGTCAAGGGGGGTTGGCAACTGATAGCTGAGGTTTGTTGAGCAAGAGTGATGCCCTTCGGCATACGCCTTGCTGAATGCCCGCTCCGTACCGACAGCATGATACGGTGGCACTGCGCGGAGAGCGGCGTCGCCACAGGAGGCGATATGGAGCAACGAGTGTATCACGGCGAGGTCCGGCCCGAAGGTCTGGCTCAGGCGCTACTCGACGAGTGGGATCGCGAGCCGACGATCGCGCAGGCGTTCGGGGCGGAGGATTACGTCGTCGTGCAGATCGGGCAGCGCGACGCGGGCTGGTTCGACGATGAGCCGCGCCAGGCGCTAACGCTGACGATCGAGCCGCTCACGGATGGCGTGCAGGTGACGATGGGCCAGCAGAAATGGTACAAAGAGCAGAACGTGCAGATCTTCGTCGGCGGCCTGGTGGGATTGCTGCCGTTTTTCTTTGGCTTTCCGCTCGGCCAGTTCTTCGGCGGCGACGGCGATATTCCGCAGACGTTGCCGGGCCGCGTCTGGCAATCGATCGACCGCTATGCGAGCAGCTTCGGCGCTGCGACGGGCAAAACGCAGCGCCTGCCGACGGTAGCCTGTGCCGAGTGCGGCGTGGCGAATCCACAGGGCGCGGAGCGCTGCTCGGCCTGCGGCGCGCGGCTCGATGCTGCTCCAACCTGCCCGAAGTGCGGGTATTCCAATCCGCCGGGCGCGAATTTCTGCAATCGCTGCGGCCTGAATCTGCGCGGCGAGGCTTGACGAATGATCAGGGCAGGGCACCGCCGTGGGTAGGCCCTCACCCCGGGCCGGGTGCCATGCCCGGAGGGCACCCGGCATGGCACCCGCCCTTCCCCGCGCTCAGGCGGAAGCCCGCCTGAGCGGCGACAGGAGAGGGGGTGATTTGGTTCTCGGTGTGCCCAGAGGGTGCCCGTTCTCGGTTCTTGGTTCTTGGTTCTTGATTCTCCTCCGCCTCACGGCGCGCTACCCCGCGAATCCCTCGGCTACCAGCAGCTCGGCGTTGAGAATCGCGCCGCCCGCCGCGCCCCGGATCGTGTTGTGCGATAGCGCTACGAACTTGAGATCCAGCAGGTTGCAGGGCCGGACGCGACCGACGGTGGTGCCCATGCCGCCGTACAGATCGCGGTCGCGGCGCGGCTGTGGTCGATCGGCCTCAGGTCGCACGACGATCGGGCACTCCGGCGCGGACGGCAGATCGCGCACGATCGGCGGCGCGCGAAACTCGCTCAGGCTGGCAATCGCCTCGCCGGGCGTTACCTTCGCGTCCAGCTCGACCGCGACTGTGGCGGTGTGTCCGTCGATCACCGGCACGCGCGTGACCTGCGCGCTGATCCGAATGTCGGCATTCTGGAACGTGCCCGCTTCGAGCGTGCCCAGCAGCTTGAGCGGCTCGCTTTCGATCTTGGCCTCCTCGCCGCCGCTGGCGATATTCGGGATCAGATTGTCGAGAATGTCGAGCGCCGACACGCCGGGATAGCCCGCGCCTGAGATCGCTTGCAGCGTGGTGACGAGGCAGCGCCGCACGCCAAACGCATCGTGCAGCGGCTTGAGCGCCATCACGATCGTGATCGTCGAGCAGTTGGGATTGGTGACGATCGCGCCGCGCCAGTTGCGCTCGCGCCGCTGCCGCTCGATCATGCCGATGTGGCCGGGATTGACCTCCGGGATCAGCAGCGGCACCAGCGGGTCCATCCGAAACGCCGAGGCGTTGGAGCAGACCATCGCGCCGCCTGCGGCCCACTGCGGCTCGCTCTCAAGGGCATTCTCGGCGGGCAGGGCCGAAAACGCGATCGGCACATCGGCGACCTCATCGGTCGGCTGGACGATCATATCGGCGATGGCTTCGGGCACGGCGTCGTTCAAGATCCAGCGCGCGACCTCGCCGTAGGGCTTGCCGATCGAGCGATCCGAGCCGGTGAGCGCGGCGATCTCGAACCAGGGATGGTCGGCGAGCAGTTGGACGAAACGCTGTCCGACCGCGCCGGTTGCGCCCAGGATTGCGACGGGCAGTTTCGTTGCTGGAGGCATGGTCGTTCCTTTCTTTTGCGATACGAAAACCCCGCTGCTGCCAGCGGGGTTGCACAAGCGTGTGTTCGACCGCTGATCTCAGACCAGTTGCATGGTATGAGTCGCAGTAGTCGTCGTGAGCGGATGGATTGCCCTGACGGCAGCATCCGCGTCGTTGGCGTCGACGACCAGGCTGATCGAGCATTCTGACGAGCCGAGCGCGATAGCGTGGATGTTGATCGCGCTATCGCCCAGCGCGACGAAGATCCGCCCCGCGATGCCGGGCGTGGTGCGAATGCCCGCGCCGACGACCGTGACGATCACTGCCTGATCCTGCACGAACACGCCGTCTATGTCGTGGCGGGCGATCTCGCTGGCTAGCTCAGTCTCAAGCGCCGCGCGGATGCTGTCGGCGTACTTCGACGGGATCACAAAGCAGATGCTCTGCTCCGACGACGCCTGCGAGATCATCAGCACGCTGGCGTGCAGCCGCGCAACGGTGGTAAACGTGCGCGCCGCGATGCCGGGCACGCCCAGCATACCGCGACCGGCCACGGTGATCATGCTGAGGTTGCGGATCGCCGTGACCGCCTTGATCTTGCCGTTGCCGGACTCGCCCCGGCGCATCACGACGGTGCCGGGATGGGCCGGGTTGAAGGTGTTTTTGAAATGCACGGGAATGTTGCGCTCGACGAGCGGCTGGATCGTCTTGGGATGCAGCACTTTCGCGCCGAAGTAGGCCAGCTCGCCGATCTCGTCGTAGGCGATGCGATGCACGACCCGCGCTTCGGGCACGATCCGGGGATCGGCGGTCAGCACGCCGTCGACCTCTTTGTAGAACACAACCGCATCCGCGCCCAGCGCCGCCCCGATGATCGACGCGCTGTAGTCGCTGCCGCCGCGCCCCAGCGTGGTGGTAATGCCCGCGCTGGTCGCGCCCAGGAAGCCGGTGATCACTGGCACTTTGCCCGCTTCCAGCAGCGGACGGAGCCGCGCCGCGACCTGCGCCTCCGTCGGCTCGAAGAGCGGCGAGGCATCGCCGAAGCGATCGTCGGTGACGATCAGCGTGGCCGCGTCGACCGCCGCCGCGTCCAGGCCGCGAATCCGCAGCGCGGCGGCGACCAGCGGCGCGTTGAGCCGCTCGCCGAGCGCCGAGATCGTATCCAGCGCGCGCGGCGTAAGCTCGCCCAGCACATTGATGCCGTGACAGAGCGTGGTAAACTCGCTGAGCAGCCGCTCGGCCTCGGCAGCTAGGGCCTGCTGCTCGTCCTCGTCTGGGATCAGCTTCTGCGCGGTGGTCATGTGGCGCAGGTGTAGCTCGCTGGCGATCTCGTTGTGCGTCACGCTATCGCCAGCGGCGGCGGTATGCGCGCCGCGCAGCAGCGCATCGGTTACGCCGCTCATAGCAGATACGACGATCGCCACCTGATGATCGTGCGCTGCCGTCTGAATGATGCGGATCACAGATTCGAGCGCGGCGACGCTGCCGACTGAGGTTCCTCCGAACTTATACACATGTAACGCCATGCATGTCCCTCATCTGAATCACTACACGAGGTAGCAAAGGTGTGTCCGTTGCATCGTCGCTACAGCACGTGCAGCCGTGGACGCATGTAGCTCTAACGAAGCAGA comes from the Herpetosiphonaceae bacterium genome and includes:
- a CDS encoding iron chelate uptake ABC transporter family permease subunit, yielding MNLLYDLFFDYTLRNIALGAAILGVVGGILGSFALLRNQALLGDALSHAALPGICLAYIATGTKAPLILLVGAGIAGWLGTLLILRIVSETRISEDAALGIVLTVFFGFGIMLLTFIQHSGSASQSGLDKYLFGQAATLVQEQVITMAALGSVALTLVALLFKEFKLLTFDPAFAATLGYPVKRLSVLLTSLIVVAVLIGLQTVGVVLMAAMLIAPAAAARQWTERLGMMLVLAALFGALAGVSGALISVSDSKLPTGPMVILSATAIVIVSLLFGRARGLVWEALRNRRNRRALVSSEARRAAFTQRGGQR
- a CDS encoding metal ABC transporter ATP-binding protein — its product is METDTPQTPAVEINDLTVAYREAPVLWDIDLSIPRGTLTAIIGPNGAGKSTLMKAMLNLVPTAAGTILIGGQPYNPQRRIVGYVPQRGSVDWDFPTDALDVVTMGLYGRLGWLRRPGRREREVALRCLEKVGLADLAHRQISQLSGGQQQRVFLARALAQDAQIYFMDEPFVGVDATTERAIVTLLRELRDTGKTVVVVHHDLESAPEYFDWLALLNVRLIASGPFKTTFTPDNLQRTYGGRIALLEQIGQGRASQLEAEPVEPGQGAAQ
- a CDS encoding metal-dependent transcriptional regulator, giving the protein MPLEKFSKNVQDYVKTIYALQNRQRPVSNSALKAQLNISAPAVSEMIQTLVKLNLVHYEPYQGVELTAAGERVALEVIRHHRLLELYLYEALGVPWDEVHAEAEQLEHALSSNLAERIAERLGQPQFDPHGAPIPARDLSLPEQHGGPLLSAPLKMPLRIVEVDDASPELLRYLATLGLVPGQQVILRERAPFDGPLYVQVGEQTHAIGQQTASAIRVDEISTG
- a CDS encoding zinc ABC transporter substrate-binding protein; this translates as MTFIRPIVCVLRIGLAALAALLVLTGCGTPIATAGGAGIDFSARTIRIVTTTGHVADVVRNVGGQRVTVTALMGPGVDPHLYKASAGDVMTIQNADAVFYSGLHLEGRMIEIFERLARTKPTYAVTDGIPAEKLRTPPEFEGSYDPHVWFDPTLWSYTADTVAQRLSELDPKSAQLYRDNAARYKQELARLDAYAQERLGTIPPESRVLITAHDAFGYFGVRYGLEVRGLQGISTASEAGAADVQTLAEFIASRKIRAIFIESSVPQATIEAVQAAVRSRGHQVAIGGQLFSDALGEAGTPEGTYNGMFRANVDTISKALAPQP
- a CDS encoding metal ABC transporter permease → MNPILVVLLTGIFTATACALIGTFLLLRRMAMMADAISHAILPGLVAGYFIARGPNLWIGALGAAGAGVLTVVLVEILLRSGRVKRDAAIGLVFPALFALGTFLVSKFFANVHLDTDAILYGEIALAPFDLLIISGYSVGPQPLYVLGGLTIINLAFVLLFYKELKLATFDAAFAATIGFSPVVLHYALMTMVSLTTVGAFTAVGAILVVAFLIVPPATAYLLTDRLPMLIVLSVLIGIVAAVMGYALAMVLDASIAGAMATVAGICFALALLFAPHHGLLAKALRRVRQRRQFATEVLVVHLAHHEGTPQQAQESSLGHLQADLRWTAEFAAEVVQRAAQGGLVRRENGHLELTSDGRMLAQRVIAR
- a CDS encoding pyridoxal phosphate-dependent aminotransferase, whose amino-acid sequence is MTGFFADSDLSPNRIEQVRSALQGQYIDLTSSNPTHQGLLFPSHILEAAASAYWGHRRYDPHPRGLPAALDAICGYYARRSSPLAISPDDVFITASTSEAYSLLFALLTAPGDNVLAPVVTYPLFEFLAEIHHIELRPYAIDEARGWRIDPASLHAQVDGRTRAVLIVSPHNPTGAIVAEPLPALTTLGLPLICDEVFAEFTYRAASAPPIGTLHPDLPVFHLNGISKLFALPDLKLGWIALNAAARHYADRLELLNDTFLGSNMLTQHMLPTLFAQGMPFVAQMRERVRHNLDLALARLSTSPLLRVQPPDGGYYLFPEVLGWDDEEELVLHCLRHGVLVHPGYFYGYERGAHIMLSCLTETQQLARGLDVLLAALKA
- a CDS encoding zinc ribbon domain-containing protein, giving the protein MEQRVYHGEVRPEGLAQALLDEWDREPTIAQAFGAEDYVVVQIGQRDAGWFDDEPRQALTLTIEPLTDGVQVTMGQQKWYKEQNVQIFVGGLVGLLPFFFGFPLGQFFGGDGDIPQTLPGRVWQSIDRYASSFGAATGKTQRLPTVACAECGVANPQGAERCSACGARLDAAPTCPKCGYSNPPGANFCNRCGLNLRGEA
- the asd gene encoding aspartate-semialdehyde dehydrogenase — its product is MPPATKLPVAILGATGAVGQRFVQLLADHPWFEIAALTGSDRSIGKPYGEVARWILNDAVPEAIADMIVQPTDEVADVPIAFSALPAENALESEPQWAAGGAMVCSNASAFRMDPLVPLLIPEVNPGHIGMIERQRRERNWRGAIVTNPNCSTITIVMALKPLHDAFGVRRCLVTTLQAISGAGYPGVSALDILDNLIPNIASGGEEAKIESEPLKLLGTLEAGTFQNADIRISAQVTRVPVIDGHTATVAVELDAKVTPGEAIASLSEFRAPPIVRDLPSAPECPIVVRPEADRPQPRRDRDLYGGMGTTVGRVRPCNLLDLKFVALSHNTIRGAAGGAILNAELLVAEGFAG
- a CDS encoding isoprenylcysteine carboxylmethyltransferase family protein, which encodes MSNEAVLRAILAAQIVVMLLIRSYYRAAARSAEPVSYKESTRQMIAQAVLGLGGMITVLVYLLRPSWMEWSALPLPIWVRWLGAALGAVALPLLVWVQHALGQNFSTVLHVRQGHTLITSGPYRTVRHPMYSVLFLLALGLTLLSADWAIGLFWLGGVAAVVAARLRHEEAVMLETFGERYRAYMQRSNRFLPKLVR
- a CDS encoding aspartate kinase → MALHVYKFGGTSVGSVAALESVIRIIQTAAHDHQVAIVVSAMSGVTDALLRGAHTAAAGDSVTHNEIASELHLRHMTTAQKLIPDEDEQQALAAEAERLLSEFTTLCHGINVLGELTPRALDTISALGERLNAPLVAAALRIRGLDAAAVDAATLIVTDDRFGDASPLFEPTEAQVAARLRPLLEAGKVPVITGFLGATSAGITTTLGRGGSDYSASIIGAALGADAVVFYKEVDGVLTADPRIVPEARVVHRIAYDEIGELAYFGAKVLHPKTIQPLVERNIPVHFKNTFNPAHPGTVVMRRGESGNGKIKAVTAIRNLSMITVAGRGMLGVPGIAARTFTTVARLHASVLMISQASSEQSICFVIPSKYADSIRAALETELASEIARHDIDGVFVQDQAVIVTVVGAGIRTTPGIAGRIFVALGDSAINIHAIALGSSECSISLVVDANDADAAVRAIHPLTTTTATHTMQLV